The following proteins are encoded in a genomic region of Paenibacillus sp. FSL H3-0469:
- a CDS encoding extracellular solute-binding protein — translation MMKKILGLTLAALLLTGTAGCSGGNSGKPAAAGNKDSAEPSGDQVELRIMWWGDQKRADKTNEALRKFEEKHPNIKVVGEFAPNSGYFDKLNTQLASGTAPDVFFLGGNVTDYADKGVLLDLQPYVGKELDLTDMDQTMMEYGTLKGKLVHISAGANARGMVLNTELFKKAGIELPADGWSWEDYASISKEISEKLGKGFYGTYNFTVEGMDIYMKQRGKQVYDMEKDALGFGQQDAEDWFNYWSGLAESGGMVTPSMQVSNPPGDTSKSLVVTGKVAMSLIPSNQFAAHQNLIQDTLTMVQVPRGPKGTGVVFESSQGLSGYAKTAHPKEVAELMNYWINDPDAARILGSDRGVPVTSKMRDLLMKDATPLEQTVYDFTSRVSEATKKEPFAISYNPPSFTEFTKLAETAVQEIGFGQKDVKQGVEDFYNGAMQLFGAK, via the coding sequence ATCATGAAAAAGATCTTGGGTCTTACATTGGCTGCACTACTGCTGACGGGAACGGCCGGCTGCTCCGGCGGGAATAGCGGCAAGCCTGCGGCGGCGGGGAATAAGGATTCCGCTGAGCCATCCGGGGATCAGGTGGAGCTGCGGATCATGTGGTGGGGCGACCAGAAGCGGGCGGACAAGACGAACGAGGCGCTGCGCAAATTCGAGGAGAAGCATCCGAACATTAAGGTAGTCGGGGAGTTCGCCCCGAACTCCGGGTACTTTGACAAGCTGAACACGCAGCTGGCTTCGGGAACGGCTCCTGATGTGTTTTTCCTCGGAGGGAATGTTACCGATTATGCCGATAAAGGCGTGCTGCTGGATCTGCAGCCCTATGTCGGCAAAGAGCTGGATCTGACCGATATGGATCAGACGATGATGGAGTACGGCACGCTTAAGGGCAAGCTGGTGCATATCTCGGCCGGAGCCAATGCCAGAGGCATGGTCCTGAATACCGAGCTGTTCAAAAAAGCGGGCATCGAGCTTCCGGCTGACGGCTGGAGCTGGGAGGATTACGCGAGCATCAGCAAAGAGATCTCTGAGAAGCTGGGCAAGGGCTTCTACGGTACCTATAATTTCACAGTCGAGGGCATGGATATCTATATGAAGCAGCGCGGGAAGCAGGTCTATGACATGGAGAAGGACGCGCTTGGCTTCGGCCAGCAGGATGCTGAGGACTGGTTCAACTACTGGAGCGGGCTGGCGGAGAGCGGAGGGATGGTGACCCCATCGATGCAGGTATCCAATCCGCCGGGGGACACGAGTAAATCGCTGGTGGTGACGGGAAAAGTGGCGATGAGCCTGATTCCGTCCAACCAGTTCGCTGCCCATCAGAATCTGATTCAGGACACGCTGACCATGGTGCAGGTGCCGCGCGGACCTAAGGGAACGGGAGTCGTCTTCGAATCCAGCCAAGGGCTGTCCGGGTATGCGAAGACCGCGCATCCGAAGGAAGTGGCGGAACTCATGAACTACTGGATCAATGATCCCGATGCCGCCCGGATTCTGGGCAGTGACCGCGGCGTGCCGGTGACCTCGAAGATGCGCGATCTGCTGATGAAGGATGCGACTCCGCTGGAGCAGACGGTCTACGACTTCACGAGCCGGGTATCGGAAGCGACGAAGAAGGAGCCTTTTGCCATAAGCTATAATCCGCCAAGCTTCACCGAGTTCACCAAGCTGGCCGAAACCGCTGTGCAGGAGATTGGCTTCGGGCAGAAGGATGTGAAGCAGGGAGTAGAGGACTTCTACAATGGGGCGATGCAGTTATTCGGTGCCAAATAG
- a CDS encoding carbohydrate ABC transporter permease, with translation MAESKMIFRLGKHGVIILFGLLMLYPVLWLLSSSFKPNELIFSEPGLWPSRFTLENYLNGWKGLQGISFSRFFLNSATISVLSVIGNILTCSLAAYAFARLEFRFKGVLFACMLVTIMLPYHVLLIPQYIIFSKLEWVNTYLPLIVPKWLAHDSFFILLMIQFIRGIPKELDESATIDGCGQGQLYFRIIIPLLVPALITTAIFTFIWSWDDFFSQMIYLSRINLFTVQLGIRSLYDPSGSSDWGALLAMSVLSLVPIMTIFMLFQKHFLEGIATTGLK, from the coding sequence ATGGCTGAATCCAAAATGATCTTCAGGCTCGGCAAGCATGGCGTCATTATTCTGTTCGGGCTGCTGATGCTGTATCCGGTGCTGTGGCTGCTGTCCAGTTCCTTTAAGCCGAATGAGCTGATCTTCTCGGAGCCGGGTCTGTGGCCGTCGAGGTTTACACTGGAGAATTATTTGAATGGCTGGAAGGGTCTGCAGGGCATCTCGTTCAGCCGCTTCTTCCTTAATTCCGCTACCATCTCGGTGCTGTCGGTAATCGGCAATATTCTGACCTGCTCGCTGGCGGCTTACGCCTTTGCCCGGCTGGAGTTCCGCTTCAAAGGTGTGCTGTTCGCCTGCATGCTGGTGACGATTATGCTGCCATACCATGTCCTGCTGATTCCGCAATATATTATCTTCAGCAAGCTGGAGTGGGTGAACACATATCTGCCGCTGATCGTTCCCAAATGGCTGGCGCATGATTCGTTCTTCATTCTGCTGATGATCCAGTTCATCCGCGGCATTCCGAAGGAGCTGGACGAGAGTGCGACCATTGACGGTTGCGGCCAGGGCCAGCTCTACTTCCGGATCATTATTCCGCTGCTGGTTCCGGCGCTGATCACTACAGCGATCTTCACGTTCATCTGGAGCTGGGATGACTTCTTCAGCCAGATGATCTATCTGAGCCGGATCAATCTGTTCACGGTACAACTGGGCATACGTTCGCTCTATGACCCCTCGGGATCATCCGACTGGGGCGCGCTTCTGGCGATGTCCGTGCTGTCGCTTGTGCCGATTATGACGATCTTTATGCTCTTCCAAAAGCATTTCCTGGAGGGCATTGCTACAACCGGCCTGAAATGA